A single region of the Desulfuromonas sp. genome encodes:
- the lepB gene encoding signal peptidase I — MSEDTGLAKENGPTAARARKKPWYREYAEALIVAAILALLIRTFVVQAFKIPSGSMEDTLLVGDHLLVNKFIYGTQLPFTDLRLLPIRHPERGDVIVFEFPEDRDKPFYKRRDFIKRVVGVPGDVVEVRDKVVFINGKSHIIPQEVHKEADLIATEFGPRDFMAPVKVPAESYFVMGDNRDRSYDSRFWKFVKESEIKGLAFIKYWSWDREKFRPRWARLGRPID, encoded by the coding sequence ATGAGTGAAGACACTGGACTTGCGAAAGAAAACGGGCCAACTGCAGCGAGGGCCCGCAAGAAGCCGTGGTACCGGGAATACGCCGAGGCGCTCATTGTCGCCGCGATCCTTGCCCTGCTGATTCGCACCTTCGTAGTCCAGGCCTTCAAGATCCCCTCCGGGTCCATGGAGGACACTCTCCTGGTCGGGGACCATCTCCTGGTCAACAAGTTCATCTACGGCACCCAGCTGCCCTTTACCGATCTGCGCTTACTTCCTATTCGCCACCCGGAGCGTGGCGATGTTATCGTGTTCGAGTTCCCCGAAGACCGCGACAAGCCCTTTTACAAGCGGCGGGACTTCATCAAGCGGGTGGTCGGGGTTCCCGGGGACGTTGTCGAAGTCCGCGACAAGGTGGTCTTCATCAACGGGAAGTCCCATATCATCCCCCAGGAGGTCCACAAGGAGGCCGACCTGATCGCGACCGAGTTCGGCCCCCGAGATTTCATGGCCCCGGTCAAAGTTCCGGCGGAGAGCTATTTCGTCATGGGCGACAACCGCGACCGTTCCTACGACAGCCGTTTTTGGAAATTCGTCAAGGAGTCCGAGATCAAGGGCCTGGCTTTTATCAAGTACTGGTCCTGGGACCGTGAAAAGTTCCGGCCCCGCTGGGCCAGGCTCGGCCGTCCCATCGACTGA